GACGGTATTGTGGTGTTTGCGGGCACTTATGGTAATTACGGAAAAACCGTAATAGTGAAGCATGCCAGCGGTTATTCTACCCTATACGCACATCTGTCTCAGATTGAGGTTCGTGTTGGTCAACGCGTAAGTGCGGGCCAGATAATAGGTAGGGTAGGCTCTACAGGAAGATCTACTGGACCTCATCTTCATTACGAAATTATAATAAATAACAGGCCTATAGATCCTATAAAATTCTTGACTTGGAGGTGAAGTATGTTTGGTATATGGAAACAAGAGAACCAAAGTATGAAGAAACAAGAAAACCAAGTTCGAATTCCGGAAAAGGTGGAAACCTACATAGCCCATGGTTTAGAGTTTGAGGGTAACCTAAAACTTGCAGATGGTATAATGGTGAGGATAGATGGCAGGATTTTAGGGGATGTGAAAGGCAAAGCGACCCTGATAGTAGGGAAGGGTGGGGAAATTTTAGGTAATTTGGATTTGGAGCATGTTATTATTTACGGCAAGGTTGAGGGCAACATAAAAGCCAAGGAGGTAAACCTGCAAGGTGGCGTGGTAAAGGGAGACATAACCACGGAGGTGCTTCACATAGAAAGAGGGTCTATCTTTAACGGAAAATGCGTTATGGAGGAAGCAAGTAAAGGGGGGCAAAGCCCCCAAAGGCTTCAATCTTCCAAGGTTGAAACATCTCCCACGGGAAGCCCAAGCTCCTGAGCCTTTAGCACCCTTCTCATTATCTTTCCGCTTCTTGTCTTGGGAAGTTTTTCCACAAACTCTATCTCGTCTGGAACTGCTATAGCACCCAAGATTTGTCTCACATGCTGTTTTATCTCTTCCTTAAGGTGGTCTGTTGGTTCAACGCCCTTCTTTAGAATTACAAAAGCCTTTATGGACTCACCTTTTATCTCGTGAGGTTTTCCTATAACCGCTGCTTCTGCCACCGCTGGATGGTCAACTATTGCACTTTCCACTTCCATAGTTCCTATCCTGTGTCCTGCCACATTGAGCACATCGTCCGCTCTTCCAAGTATCATTATGTAGCCCTCTTCGTCGTAAGAGGCAAGGTCTCCTG
Above is a genomic segment from Aquificaceae bacterium containing:
- a CDS encoding polymer-forming cytoskeletal protein, with the translated sequence MFGIWKQENQSMKKQENQVRIPEKVETYIAHGLEFEGNLKLADGIMVRIDGRILGDVKGKATLIVGKGGEILGNLDLEHVIIYGKVEGNIKAKEVNLQGGVVKGDITTEVLHIERGSIFNGKCVMEEASKGGQSPQRLQSSKVETSPTGSPSS